The Leifsonia williamsii genome includes a region encoding these proteins:
- a CDS encoding phosphatase PAP2 family protein — translation MYPALLRTPRHWVAWTIVLFAATFLLGFAAKLVPALRLDGLAASVNAVNSPLLDRTALLLDQLDHVFVVGCILVVVFVVVLFVKGWRSAVAVCLVTGFGWITTLAVKAIVAEPRSTAALAHQIAVAPSTLSFPSGHVVFAVSLTAALAMVCRSAGSRGVVIAVGAILVLLVAWSRLYVGVHYGADVAGSFINGVAGAILFAGLWNLVAARVFVNRRRQVPISS, via the coding sequence ATGTATCCGGCTCTGCTGCGCACGCCCCGTCATTGGGTCGCGTGGACCATCGTTCTGTTCGCGGCGACCTTCCTCCTCGGCTTCGCTGCGAAACTGGTCCCGGCGCTCCGGCTCGACGGTCTCGCCGCGTCGGTGAATGCGGTGAACTCCCCCCTCCTGGATCGCACGGCCCTGCTCCTGGACCAGCTGGATCACGTGTTCGTTGTCGGCTGCATCCTCGTGGTCGTCTTCGTCGTCGTCCTCTTCGTGAAAGGCTGGCGAAGCGCTGTGGCGGTGTGCCTGGTCACCGGCTTCGGATGGATCACGACGCTGGCCGTCAAGGCGATCGTCGCCGAGCCGCGATCGACAGCCGCTCTCGCGCACCAAATAGCCGTCGCCCCGTCGACGCTCAGCTTCCCGAGCGGGCATGTCGTCTTCGCCGTCTCGCTCACCGCTGCGCTGGCGATGGTCTGCCGCAGCGCCGGGTCGCGCGGTGTGGTGATCGCCGTCGGTGCCATCTTGGTGCTGCTGGTCGCGTGGTCCCGGCTGTACGTCGGAGTGCACTATGGCGCGGATGTGGCCGGATCCTTTATCAACGGCGTCGCCGGCGCCATCCTGTTCGCCGGGTTGTGGAACCTGGTGGCCGCACGTGTGTTCGTCAATCGTCGGCGACAGGTTCCGATCTCGTCGTGA
- a CDS encoding tyrosine-type recombinase/integrase, whose amino-acid sequence MVSETWGTVTTRMLTQGRWAARARYRDVDGRTRQIERIGRTKQKAEALLREAMRDRIKPLGDGELNPETRLADLAIVWWDEFSHTSRSNGTLRRYEAVLDKYVVPNLGGWMIREASVSKLDRFIKQTARLNGYSNASIAVVLLTGMFAMAVRHDAIESNPMKSVAPVEEPDHQVATFSLEDVAELREILARWDAGLDASGRRRGTDLADPVDFFLGTGCRPGEVFALMWEDVDFTIQPFTVDIHRTMAKNREGRWTVQNKTKTGGGRRLFLPTFVGKMLLRRRVESFSELVFPSSTLTPRIPDNFRLQWHIALKGTRFEGRVPKEFRSTVATALRDAVGLERAQHQLGHSTYATTEQSYLPRVVQVPDSTAILERFNVRGDSGAGLS is encoded by the coding sequence TTGGTCTCCGAGACGTGGGGCACCGTCACCACGCGCATGCTTACGCAAGGCCGCTGGGCCGCGCGTGCCCGCTATCGCGACGTCGATGGTCGCACACGACAGATCGAACGCATCGGGCGCACCAAACAGAAGGCCGAAGCACTTCTCCGAGAAGCGATGCGGGATCGCATCAAGCCGCTCGGCGACGGCGAGCTCAACCCGGAGACCCGGCTCGCCGACCTGGCGATCGTCTGGTGGGACGAGTTCAGCCACACCTCCCGCTCGAACGGAACACTGCGTCGTTACGAGGCGGTCCTGGACAAGTACGTCGTGCCGAATCTCGGCGGTTGGATGATCCGTGAGGCCTCCGTCTCGAAGTTGGATCGGTTCATCAAGCAAACCGCCCGGCTGAACGGCTACTCGAACGCGAGCATCGCCGTCGTCCTGCTCACAGGGATGTTCGCCATGGCCGTCCGGCATGACGCGATCGAATCCAACCCGATGAAATCAGTCGCGCCGGTAGAGGAGCCGGATCATCAAGTCGCCACCTTCTCCCTCGAAGATGTCGCCGAGTTGCGGGAGATTCTCGCTCGCTGGGACGCCGGCTTGGACGCATCCGGTCGGCGCCGCGGCACCGATCTAGCGGATCCGGTGGACTTCTTCCTTGGCACGGGGTGCCGACCAGGCGAGGTGTTCGCGCTGATGTGGGAGGACGTCGACTTCACGATCCAGCCGTTCACAGTCGACATCCACCGGACCATGGCGAAGAACCGCGAAGGTCGCTGGACCGTGCAGAACAAGACGAAGACCGGCGGCGGCCGACGACTGTTCCTGCCCACGTTCGTGGGAAAGATGCTCCTTCGTCGACGCGTGGAATCCTTTTCGGAGCTCGTCTTCCCCTCCTCAACGCTCACGCCGCGAATCCCTGACAACTTCCGACTTCAGTGGCACATCGCATTGAAGGGCACGCGCTTTGAAGGCCGGGTGCCGAAGGAGTTCAGGTCCACTGTCGCAACGGCCCTTCGCGACGCCGTCGGCCTGGAGCGCGCGCAGCACCAACTCGGCCACTCGACGTACGCCACGACAGAGCAGTCCTATCTGCCGCGAGTTGTGCAGGTACCCGACTCGACGGCGATCCTCGAACGCTTCAATGTGCGCGGCGATTCAGGAGCCGGGCTGTCGTAG
- a CDS encoding TetR/AcrR family transcriptional regulator: MPRLIDHEEREREIADAALRVLSRDGLTALSVRNVAAEAGIATASLRRAFPDQDVLRRFCLGHIRQNVTRRIERVRGEGREAVLAVLHELLPLDDERRVELTAHLQLGALALSDERLRPVLLAFNTALRDLCAALIAELARAGELSPSVDQAVEADALHALVDGTALHLLWSDGAADRERALRALAARVEALGAR; the protein is encoded by the coding sequence ATGCCCCGCCTGATCGATCACGAGGAGCGCGAACGCGAGATCGCCGACGCCGCGCTGCGGGTGCTGTCCCGCGACGGGCTCACGGCGCTCTCCGTCCGCAACGTCGCCGCGGAGGCCGGGATCGCCACCGCCTCCCTCCGCCGCGCCTTCCCGGACCAGGACGTGCTCCGGCGCTTCTGCCTCGGCCACATCCGGCAGAACGTCACCCGCCGCATCGAGCGGGTCCGCGGAGAGGGCCGGGAGGCGGTGCTCGCGGTGCTGCACGAGCTGCTGCCCCTCGACGACGAGCGCCGCGTCGAGTTGACCGCGCACCTCCAACTGGGCGCGCTCGCACTGAGCGACGAACGGCTGCGGCCGGTGCTGCTCGCGTTCAACACCGCGCTACGCGACCTGTGCGCGGCCCTGATCGCCGAGCTGGCGCGCGCGGGGGAGCTGTCGCCCTCCGTGGATCAGGCGGTGGAGGCGGATGCGCTGCACGCGCTCGTCGATGGCACGGCGTTGCACCTGCTGTGGAGCGACGGAGCGGCCGACCGGGAGCGGGCGCTGAGAGCGCTGGCGGCACGGGTGGAGGCGCTCGGTGCGCGGTAG
- a CDS encoding DedA family protein — MISRASIPLLDASTWLHAFGPWVLVGIAVVVFIESGLLFPFLPGDSLLITAAILAPQLGIQVWQVAVVAAVAAFAGDQAGYWLGKRFGRRLFKPDARVLKTERLEAAEAFFAKYGGPSLVLGRFVPFVRTYVPLSAGIAAMPYRRFLIWNALGGVAWVAVMVLLGILLGGIPFIANNIDVLMIVVVAVSVLPVLISALRRRARTRRDARLRTESGHADTSKIS; from the coding sequence ATGATCTCGCGCGCTTCCATTCCCCTCCTCGATGCGTCGACCTGGCTCCACGCTTTCGGTCCATGGGTCCTCGTCGGCATCGCTGTCGTCGTCTTCATCGAGTCGGGGTTGCTCTTTCCCTTTCTGCCGGGTGACTCGCTTCTGATCACTGCCGCTATTCTGGCGCCCCAGCTCGGCATCCAGGTCTGGCAGGTCGCTGTCGTGGCCGCGGTCGCTGCCTTCGCGGGCGACCAGGCCGGCTACTGGCTCGGAAAGCGGTTCGGGAGGCGGCTCTTCAAGCCGGATGCCCGCGTCCTGAAGACCGAGCGGCTCGAAGCCGCAGAGGCGTTCTTTGCGAAGTACGGCGGACCCTCGCTGGTTCTCGGCCGCTTCGTCCCGTTCGTCCGCACCTATGTGCCGCTCTCGGCCGGGATCGCCGCCATGCCGTACCGAAGGTTCCTGATCTGGAATGCGCTCGGCGGCGTCGCCTGGGTGGCGGTCATGGTCCTTCTCGGGATCCTGCTCGGCGGGATACCGTTCATCGCGAACAACATCGACGTGCTGATGATCGTCGTCGTGGCAGTCTCCGTGCTTCCCGTCCTGATCAGCGCGCTGCGTCGCCGCGCCAGGACGCGCCGCGACGCCCGCCTCCGCACAGAGAGCGGGCACGCCGACACGTCCAAGATCTCATAG
- a CDS encoding DUF2255 family protein, translating into MTDHATTWTPDVLRAIASTDDFHIAPFRADGTTLGTLTWIWSVVVDGNVYVRAYNGTNSRWYQSARSQRAGRITAGGVEKDVAFTPIGDTEPAAIELNDRIDRAYEAKYGTSPYYPPMVTAKTRAATVRVDPR; encoded by the coding sequence ATGACCGACCACGCCACCACCTGGACCCCTGACGTGCTGCGGGCCATCGCCTCCACCGACGACTTCCACATCGCGCCGTTCCGGGCCGACGGAACCACGCTCGGCACCCTCACCTGGATATGGTCGGTCGTCGTCGATGGCAACGTCTACGTGCGCGCCTACAACGGCACGAACTCGCGCTGGTATCAGTCGGCGCGGTCGCAGCGCGCCGGCCGCATCACCGCCGGCGGTGTGGAGAAGGATGTCGCGTTCACCCCGATCGGCGATACCGAGCCCGCTGCCATCGAGCTCAACGACCGCATCGACCGCGCCTACGAGGCGAAGTACGGCACCAGCCCGTACTACCCGCCGATGGTGACGGCGAAGACGCGCGCGGCGACCGTGCGGGTCGACCCGCGCTGA
- the dcd gene encoding dCTP deaminase, producing MLLSDRDIKAELGAGRIALEPFEPAMIQPSSIDVRLDRFFRLFDNHKYPFIDPAVDQPELTRFVEVDADQPFILHPGEFVLGSTFELVSLPDDVAARLEGKSSLGRLGLLTHSTAGFIDPGFSGHVTLELSNVATLPIKLWPGMKIGQMCFFRLSSAAEKPYGSSEYSSRYQGQRGPTASRSFLNFHRTDVSSTEAGRPVG from the coding sequence GTGCTTCTCTCCGACCGTGACATCAAGGCCGAGCTGGGTGCCGGGCGCATCGCGCTGGAGCCGTTCGAGCCGGCCATGATCCAGCCGTCGAGCATCGATGTGCGGCTCGATCGGTTCTTCCGGCTGTTCGACAACCACAAGTACCCGTTCATCGACCCGGCCGTCGATCAGCCCGAGCTGACGCGGTTCGTGGAGGTGGATGCCGACCAGCCCTTCATCCTCCACCCCGGCGAGTTCGTCCTCGGGTCGACGTTCGAGCTGGTGAGTCTGCCCGACGACGTCGCCGCACGGCTCGAGGGCAAGAGCTCGCTCGGGAGGCTGGGGCTGCTCACACACTCCACGGCCGGCTTCATCGATCCCGGCTTCTCGGGGCACGTGACGCTCGAGCTGAGCAACGTCGCAACCCTGCCGATCAAGCTGTGGCCGGGCATGAAGATCGGCCAGATGTGCTTCTTCCGGCTCTCCTCCGCTGCCGAGAAGCCCTACGGGTCGAGCGAGTACAGCTCCCGCTACCAGGGGCAGCGTGGGCCGACGGCCTCCCGCTCCTTCCTCAACTTCCACCGGACCGACGTCTCCAGCACGGAGGCGGGACGGCCGGTCGGCTGA
- a CDS encoding ABC transporter permease, with the protein MLILRELLPTLFGVSVLALIATAVLAGYRVPHRWAPLFAIVRGAAQLAIISLVLAGVITNPLWVALALLVMFGVAAATATHRVGWSGDHAFMMVTAMAVGVVVTLTIVFASGALTFSARYALAIGGIIIGNAMSIATLSGRRFTEAAGDRWDEVEGWLALGATPRQSTQQLARTAVYSALIPSVDQTKTTGLVTLPGAFVGAIFGGVSPLEAGRFQVVVLAAIMCAGSITAVTVAAWLAPVRVRPPSLR; encoded by the coding sequence GTGCTGATCCTGCGCGAGTTGCTCCCTACCCTGTTCGGAGTATCCGTCCTGGCGCTCATCGCGACGGCCGTGCTCGCTGGTTACCGTGTCCCTCACCGGTGGGCTCCGCTGTTCGCCATCGTGCGCGGCGCCGCCCAGCTCGCCATCATCAGCCTCGTGCTCGCTGGCGTGATCACCAACCCGCTTTGGGTCGCGCTCGCGCTCCTGGTGATGTTCGGTGTGGCCGCAGCCACCGCGACGCACCGGGTGGGCTGGTCGGGCGACCACGCCTTCATGATGGTTACCGCGATGGCTGTGGGCGTGGTGGTCACCCTCACCATCGTGTTCGCATCAGGAGCGCTCACGTTCTCCGCCCGCTACGCGCTCGCGATCGGCGGCATCATCATCGGTAACGCGATGAGCATCGCCACCCTCAGCGGCCGCCGCTTCACCGAGGCGGCCGGCGACCGCTGGGACGAGGTCGAGGGATGGCTCGCGCTCGGAGCCACACCCCGTCAGTCCACGCAGCAGTTGGCGCGCACCGCGGTGTACTCGGCGCTCATCCCCTCGGTCGATCAGACCAAGACCACAGGTCTCGTCACGCTCCCCGGTGCGTTCGTCGGAGCCATCTTCGGCGGCGTCTCACCGCTGGAGGCCGGCCGGTTCCAGGTCGTGGTACTTGCGGCCATCATGTGCGCGGGATCGATCACAGCGGTCACGGTCGCAGCCTGGCTCGCGCCGGTGCGAGTTCGTCCTCCGTCGCTTCGGTAA
- a CDS encoding glycoside hydrolase family 16 protein: MFDDFDEPELDRSVWLPHYLPAWSSQGASRATYRIHSSRLELTIPPEQGLWAEGVHETPLRVSGLQTGNYSGPVGSTIGQQPFRDGLTVQEAQEEFRGCLVGGGAREARAGLRASLHLSPRSMASLWLIGFEDQPERSGELCVMEVFGRDIARDQALVGIGFHRFRDPGLAEDFARIPVPIDVTEPHAYEARWDDSRAAFLVDGRVLRLLDAPPAYPLQLMLAVFDFPEWSDGRDGHLVPRLSVDRVWAN; the protein is encoded by the coding sequence GTGTTCGACGACTTCGACGAGCCGGAGCTCGACCGCAGCGTCTGGCTCCCGCACTATCTGCCAGCGTGGAGTTCGCAAGGCGCCTCGCGCGCGACCTACCGCATCCACTCCTCCCGCCTCGAGCTGACCATCCCGCCGGAGCAGGGTCTCTGGGCGGAGGGCGTGCACGAGACGCCGCTGCGGGTGTCGGGTCTGCAGACCGGCAACTACTCGGGCCCGGTCGGCTCGACGATCGGCCAGCAGCCGTTCCGCGACGGATTGACCGTGCAGGAGGCGCAGGAGGAGTTCCGCGGCTGCCTCGTCGGCGGCGGCGCCCGGGAGGCGCGGGCCGGGCTGCGGGCCTCCCTGCACCTCTCGCCGCGGTCGATGGCGTCGCTCTGGCTGATCGGCTTCGAGGATCAGCCGGAGCGCAGCGGTGAGCTGTGCGTGATGGAGGTGTTCGGTCGGGACATCGCGCGCGACCAGGCGCTCGTCGGCATCGGCTTCCACCGCTTCCGCGACCCGGGGCTGGCGGAGGACTTCGCGCGCATCCCGGTCCCGATCGACGTCACCGAGCCGCACGCGTACGAGGCCCGCTGGGACGACTCCCGCGCCGCCTTCCTCGTCGACGGCCGGGTGCTGCGCCTTCTCGACGCGCCGCCCGCCTATCCGTTGCAGCTGATGCTGGCGGTGTTCGACTTCCCCGAGTGGAGCGACGGGAGGGACGGCCACCTCGTCCCGCGCCTCAGCGTGGACCGCGTGTGGGCGAACTGA